TTTATTGGCGATGGTGAGCGCGTGCTCCGACACCAGCCAATCCAGCCACAGGGTCATCAGTTCCCGCGCGGCTTCATGACGGACTTCGCCATAGGTGGCATCTGCCAATCGCAGCGTTGCCGAACTGATGTCCTGGTCGGCACTGGCCTTGCCAGGCAGGCGCACCGTGCGCTCGATACCCACGTTCCATTCGTTGTAGTTGGGGCCAGCGTCGGTACGCCGTTGCTGGCCGATTGCCGTGGCCGTCCATTCATAAGGCGAACGCCGGATGATGCCAGCCTCCAGCATGGCGGCATCCATGCTGGAGCGTGCCGAGGCCACGCGGGGATCGGCGTTGAGCAGCGACACCACCAGCGGCTTGGGCAGAATGTTTGCCGGAGCGGCAGGTTGCGCCACGGCCGTGCCACACACACTGATCAGCAGAGCCAGGGGAACAAGGCGCTTCATCACACGAACTCCCCAAAGTTACTGACCTGGACCGTCCAATAGCGCAGCCCGGTATTTGGAAACTCCTCCTTGAGGGATTGCAGCACCTCCGTGAGTTGCTGCCGTTCCACCACGAGTTGGATCTGCACAGCCTTGGCCCGCCCCATGACACGCTCCATCGGATTGAGTGCCGCGGTGGACAGCCCGTGCGCCGCAACCGGTGTGCTGGTGAAGATCTGGTTCCCCGTCACGACCAGGAGGTGGTCGATGAGCTTCTCCTCCAAGCTTGGGGTGCAGAGCAGCGTCAACCAGGTATCAGGCATCTTTGGCCTCCTTTTTCGCGTGGGCGAATCGCAGATAGAGAATCGGGAGCAACATGAGGGTGAGCGCGGTGACGGTGATCAAACCGCCGATCACCACGATGGCCAACGGCCGCTGGATCTCGGAGCCGGGCCCGGTAGCGAACAACAGTGGGACCAGACCGAAGGCGGTGATCGAGGCGGTCATCAGTACCGGGCGTAACCGGCGACGGGCACCCTGGAGCACCACTTCCCGCAGTGGCAGGCCTTCGCCATGCAACTGGTTGAAGTAACTGACCAGCACGATGCCGTTGAGCACCGCGATACCCAACAAAGCGATGAACCCCACCGACGCTGGCACCGAGAGGTACTCGCCAGTGACCCACAGCGCGACGATGCCGCCCACCAGGGCGAAGGGGATGTTGCTGAGGATAAGCAACGCCTGGCGCACGGAGCCGAAGGTCGAGAACAGCAGGACGAAGATCAGACCAAGCGCCACGGGAACGACGATGGACAGCCGGGCAGCCGCACGCTGCTGGTTCTCGAACTGGCCGCCCCAGCTGATGCGATAGCCGTTGGGCAGTTCCACCTGCTGAGCCACCAGCGCCTTGGCCTCCTCGACGAAGCCGACCAGGTCACGACCGCTGACGTTGGCGATCACCACGCTGTAGCGGCTGCCCATTTCCCGGTCGATCTTCACCGGGCCATCGGCACGCTCCAGTCTCGCCACGCTGCTCAGCGGAATGGTCTGGCCATCCGGCGTGGTGATCCGCACCGCGTTGAAGTCCGCCGGCGACGTGCGCACCGACTCGTCCGAGCGAATGAGGATCGGCGTGCGCTGGTTGCCTTCGATCACCAGGCCGGCCTGCTGGCCTTCGATCTGCACGCGCAGTGCATCCTGATGGCCTCGACGCTCAGGCCGAAACGGCCAGCCTGCAGCCGGTCGATCTCCACGCGCAGATACTGCACACCGTCGTTCTGCACGGTGTAGACGTCCTGGTTGCCCTGCACAGTCTTGAGCAGCGACTCGATCTTGCCGCCCAGTTGGCTCAGGGTGCCCAGGTCAGGGCCATAGATCTTCACGGCGAGGTCGCCGCGCACACCGATGATCATCTCGGAGACGCGCATCTCGATGGGCTGGGTAAAGCTGTAGCCGATACCCGGCATTGGATCGAGCACCTTGCGGACCTCGTCCATCAGCTCTTCCTTGGTGTCCATCCGCCATTCGCTCATGGGCTTGAGCAGCAGGTAGGTATCGGTCTGGTTCAGGCCCATGGGATCAAGACCGATCTCGTCGGAACCGGCCCGCGCCACGATGCCCCGGATCTCCGGGACCGCTGCCATCAGCGCGGTCTGGATCTTCTTGTCCAGCTCGGCCGTCTGTTCGAGGCTGACCGATGGCAGTTTCTCGATACCCACGATCAGGTCGCCTTCATCCATGGTCGGCATGAAGGTCTTGCCCACCTGGGTGTAGACCAGGCCAGCGACGACCAACATGGCGCCAGCGATGATCGCGATCAGTTTCTGCCGGCCAAGCCCCCACTCCAGCACCGGGCCATAGATGCCCAGCAGCTTGCGGGCAAGCCAGGGTCTTCGTGCTTGACCTCGCGCAGCAGGTAGGAGGACAGCACGGGGATCACGGTCAGCGACAGCAGCAACGATCCCGCCAGAGCGAAGACGATGGTCAGCGCCACCGGGACGAAGAACTTGCCTTCGAGGTCCTGCAGGGTGAGCAGCGGCAGGAACACCGTGATGATGATCAGGATGCCGGACGTCACCGGTACCGCGACCTCGCGCACCGCCCGGTAGATGATGTGCAGACGCGGCAGCTTGCCACCGGAAGGATCGGTGGCCAGACGCTGGACGATGTTCTCGACCACCACCACCGCGGCATCCACCAACATGCCGATGGCAATGGCCAGCCCTCCCAGACTCATCAGGTTGGCGGACATGCCGACGAAGCGCATCAGGATGAAGGTGATCAACGCCGCCAGCGGAAGTACCAGGGCAACCGTCAGCGCTGCGCGAACGTTGCCGAGGAACAGGGCCAGCAACACGATGACCAACACGGTGGCCTCGATCAGCGCCTTGGACACAGCCCCTACCGCTTTATCGACCAGCGACGAGCGATCGTAGAAGCTGGTGATGGTGATGCCTTTCGGTAGTGTGGCCTCCAGTTCCTTGAGCTTCAGTTGCACACCGGCGACCACTTGGCGGGCGTTGGCGCCAGCCAGGCCGAGCACCAGGCCTTGCACAGCCTCGCCCTTGCCATCCTGGGTCACCACGCCGTAGCGGGTCAGGGTGCCAAGGCGAACCTCGGCCAGGTCGCCAACCCGCACCGGGCTGGAGCTGTTGGAATTGACCACAACGGCCCGCAGGTCATCCAGGGTGCGGATGCTGCCCTCGCTGCGTACCAGCAGGACTTCGTCACCTTCACCCAGTCGGCCGGCACCGTCGTTACGGTTGTTGGTGTTGACCGCGTTGGTCAGCTGCTCAAGGCTCACGCCGCTGGCAGCCATGCGGATGGGATCTGGCAGTACCTCGAAGGTCCTGACCTGGCCACCGAGGGAGTTCACATCCGCCACGCCAGGTACGGTACGCAGCGCCGGCCGGATCACCCAGTCGAGCAGGCTGCGACGTTCGACCAGAGACAAGGTTGTACCGTCCACCGTGAACATAAACATCTCGCCCAGCGGTGTGGTGATCGGCGCCATGCCGCCACTGATGCCGTCCGGCAGGCTGTCGCTCAGGTTGCCGAGACGCTCGGAAACCTGTTGCCGCGCCCAGTAGATGTCAGTGCCATCCTGAAAATCGATGGTGACATCGACCAGGCCGTACTTGGTGACCGAGCGCAGGATCTTGGTCTTGGGAATACCGAGCATTTCCACTTCGATCGGCACGGCAATCCGGCTTTCAACTTCTTCCGGGGTCATCCCCGGTGCCTTCATGATCACCTTGACCTGGGTGCTGGCCACATCAGGGAAGGCATCGATGGGCAGCCCACGGTAGGCATACCAGCCCGCGCCGGTCAGCAACAGCGTCGCCAGCACCATGAACAGGCGCTGGGACAAAGAGAATTGGATAAGACGGCTCAGCATCACTCACCGTCCTCTTCAAGCCAGGCGCCTTTCAGCGCAATCACGCCGGCGACGGCAACCTGGTCCTGTTCGCTGATGTTGCCCTGGACACGGACCAGTTGCCCCGCGCTGACTTCGACCTTGACCGGGCGGGCTTCAAAACCGTCGGGCGTGCGGACGAACACCACGGAGTCGGTCTTGTTGCGAGCGACGGCAGACAGAGGGATGTCCCAGGATTTGCCAGCGGCCTGAACCGGGATCTCCACGGTGACGAGCTCGCCGGGACGCAGGGCGCCGTTGGCATTTTCGATTTCGGCGCGCAGCACCACGAACTGGCTGGTAGCCGAGAGGGTCGGGCTCAGGTTGATGACACGCCCATTAATGCCCTTGTCGACCACCGTTACGCCCGCGCCCGGCTGAATGCCAATACTGGCCGCGGCCGGAATCTGCACGTCCAGCCACAGCGCATCGACCTGGGTGATGTTCAGCAGCGACGTGGCACCGTCGACCCGCTGGCCGGGCCGGACCGAGATGTTGCTGACAATGCCGTCCTGAACGGCGCTGAGGGTGATCCTGTCGGAAGGAATCCCGGAGCGGATGACCTGCTCGATCATGGCCGGGGTCATTCCCGCCAGGGCCAGTTCGGCCTTGGTCTGCACCAGAGTCGCTTCCGCTTCCTTCAGCGTTGCCTGGGCTTCCTGCGCCCGACGCTGCGGAATGATGCCCTCATCGAACAGCTTCTGTTCCCGGGTGTAGGCCTGCCGGGCCAGCGTGGCGCGGGCAGATGCCTGCAACAGCTGGAGCTGGAGCTGGCTCATCGCCGGACTGGACAGGCGCACGACCGGCTCGCCTTTGCGAACGGCCTGGTACTCGCCCACCAGCAGTTGCACCACCACACCTTCAAGTGGGGAACTGACGATCTGCTCCGCTTTCGGAGGCACGACAACCTGGCCGGGATATCGCGTGCTGACCGTCTGTTTCATGCTTTGCACAGCAGACGTCTTGATACCCAGCGCTTGAATCTGTTCATTGGCGACAGAGAACTTCTCAGCACTCATGGCAGGCCCTGAAATAATAAAAGCGATGGCGAAAGAGAGCCCCTTTACACTGCGCAGATAATGTTCGTTATTCATCGAAAGTTCCCCGTGAAGCGCCATGACATGGGCATGCTTTAGACCTGTCTTTGAGGATTTTTAAATCGCAAGGCGAGCGCGGTCGCAGGACACACATGAGTAACCCACTCGTCTGCTGCACCCTTTGCATGGAAGGAGATTGTCGTAGACTCCTCTACAGGTTCGATTCTAGAGGGGGGTGACTATCAGGAACGTTACCGCTGAATTACAAATTTGAAGGATTCCACCTCCCTCCTGATTTTCGTTTTAAGATTGATTCATCGATGATCACCATGCTGGTTCGGTGCATGAGGCAATGACACTTCAAGAAATAAATGAATATTTTTTTATTTGACACCCGAATACTTTTTTAATTTGAGATAAACAAATAATGCGTGTTCTAGTAGTGGAAGACGAAGCCAAAACTGCCGAATATCTTCAGCAAGGGCTTACCGAAAGTGGCTATATCGTTGACCGGGCAAGTAATGGTGTCGATGCGCTGCACCTGTTCCAGCACAACACCTACGGCCTGGTCATCCTGGATGTGAACCTGCCCAAGGTGGACGGCTGGGACGTGCTCGACACGATCCGCAAGACCAGTCGGGTTCGCATCATCATGCTGACCGGTCGTGGCCGCCTGCACGACAAGCTGAAGGGCCTGGACGGCGGCGCCGACGACTATCTAGTGAAGCCGTTCGAGTTTCCGGAACTGCTTGCCCGCATCCGCTCGCTGCAGCGGCGTGGCGACAAGGTGGTGGACCACCCGACCTTGCGGGTCGCAGACCTTGAGCTGGATCCGGGTCGCCACCGCGCGTTCCGGGGCGACCTGCGCGTCGAGCTGACTACCAAGGAATTCGCCCTGTTGCGCCTGCTCATGAGCCACCCAGGGGAAGCCCTGACCCGCTCGCAGATCATTTCCCTGGTCTGGGACATGAACTTCGACTGCGATACCAACGTGATCGACGTGGCGATCCGGCGCCTGCGCGCCAAGATCGACGATCCGTTCGAGAACAAACTTATCCACACCCTGCGCGGTGTGGGCTATGTGATCGAGGAGCGTTCATGAAGCGCTTCAGCCTGGCCGCCAGGTTGGGACTCAAAGTCGGCTTGATGAGCGTGATACTGCTGGTGCTGCTCTCTATCGTGGGCTACCTGATGCTCGGCCAGGCGCTGGAGCGCACGGCGCAAAGCAGCCTGATCACCAAGATGGGTGGCATGGCCCATAACCTATCGACCGTCGCGGATCTGTCCGAGGTCACCGCAGACTCCCACCAGTTGGTCGACCTTGCGATGGGCCACAACAACCTGTTCGTCAGCATTTTCGATACGGCAAACAGCCGAATCCCCCTGCTGACCATCGGCTCGAAAAAGATAACCACCGAACTCACCAGCTTTCCTGCCAACGATCAAGTGGAGTTCTACGAGTGGAACAACGAACTGGGCATGCCCATGCTCAGCGTTTCCCAGCTCATGCGTCTGGCTGACGGTACCCAGGTCGGTGTGTACATGACCGTGGATGAATCCTCCGATGCCGAATTGCTCCGGGCGATGCTGAGCTGGGCCCTGATGGCGTCACCCTTCATCCTGGCGCTGATCATGGTCGTGGCCTGGTGGACGGTACGCCGGGGCTTGCTGCCGCTTACGCGCTTTCTGAAAGTCGCGTCGAAGATCTCCACCGACAACATGCAGCATCGGCTGCCTACCGACCGCTTGCCGATCGAACTGCTGGAGCTCGCGGACGGCATCAACTTTATGCTGCACCGCCTGGACGGTGGCGTGCAGCAGCTATCGCAGTTCTCGGACGACCTGTCCCACGAGTTGCGTGCTCCGCTCACTAACCTGATGGGCAAAGCACAGGTGGCCCTGTCACGACCACGCAGCTCGGAGGAGTACCGTGAGGTGCTGGAATCCTGCGCCGAGGAGCTGGATCGCATGAAAAGCATGGTGGCCGACATGCTTTTCCTGGCACATGTCAGCCAGCCTGCAGCCTTGGTGCAATTCGAGACGGTGGCACTGGTCGACGAGGTGCAGAGGGTCAGTGACTTGTTCAGCCTGAGTGCCGAAGAGAGCGGCGTTCGGCTCGATGTGTCAGGCAGTGTCGATGTGATCCAAGGCAATCGCCTGATGATTCAACGGGCAGTGTCCAATTTGCTCTCCAACGCCATTCGCTACTGCCCACAAGGGCAGGCTGTAGTGGTGAAGGTTCACCGTGAGCAGGAGCACATCAGGCTCAGCGTAGGCAATCCAGGCCAAGGTATTCCGGAAGAGCACCTGCCTCATCTGTTCGAACGCTTCTATCGGGTCGACAAAGGGCGTGCGCGCAGCGAGGGAGGCACAGGCCTCGGGCTTGCCATCGTGCGATCGATCATGAGCCTGCACCAAGGCGTGGCGAAGGTAGAAATAACGGGCTCGGGCTTTACCTGGTTCCACCTGAGTTTTCCGGTGAACCGTCTCTGAGCCCAAGGCGTCTTTCAACATTGTAATTCGCGCCTCACGTTGTCGTCAGAGACGCTTCTTTAAGCTTCAGGGGTATCGAAAATCTCACGATCCATTGAGATCCAAACCCCTGGAGTTTCTGAAAATGCGACTGACCCAAGCGCTTCTCATCGGTGTACTGGCTGTTGGTGTGACGACACCGGTATTTGCCGAAGATGGCTACGACCGCTCGATCGAATTCAACAAGAAATTCCGCGAGGACCAGAAACGCCTCTGGGGTGAAAAAGACACCGCAGACAAAGCCAAACCGGCAGAGACCAAAGAAAAGGAAAACGCTAAAAGCCCATCCTAGGCTCATGGATGTGCTGTTTCTCTACTTCCTCCTTCCCCCTCGATCTTGAGGCAGGCGCTTGACCGCCTGCCCCGGATCACCCTCAAACGGCATCCTCCTCAACGCATCGACAGCTGGACCGCCAGCCCCGCCAGTGCACTCATCACCAGCACCTGGATCACACCGCGCTTGAAGTAGAACAGGGCAATAGCGGCGGCCGCGGCGATAAGTGCGGAGGCCCACTCGAATCCTCCCCCAAAGCCGTTGGGCCAGAGCACGTGGTAACCGAAGAACAACGCCAGATTCAGGATCACACCTACCACGGCGGCGGTGATCCCGGTCAGCGGCGCTGTGAACTTCAGTTCGTTGTGCGTCGACTCCACCAGCGGACCGCCGGCAAGGATGAACAGGAACGAGGGCAGGAAGGTGAACCAGGTGACCAGCACAGCCGCCACCGCGCCCGCCAGGAACGGATGGTCGGTGCCGAACATCGGGTGGATGTAGCTGCCAATGAAGCCGACGAAAGTCACCACCATGATCAACGGCCCCGGCGTTGTTTCCCCCAGGGCCAGGCCGTCGATCATCTGCGTGGGCGACAGCCAGCCGTAGTGACCGACCGCACCTTGGTAGACATAGGGCAACACCGCGTAGGCACCGCCGAAGGTGAGCAACGCAGCCTTGGTGAAGAACCACCCCATCTGGGTCAGAGTGCCTTGCCAGCCGAAGATGACGGTCAGCAACCCCATGGGGAGCATCCATAGCGCCGCACCGATCAGGATCAGCTTGAGCAGATAGCTCCAGCGGAAACGGGCATGCGCGGGTGGCGGTGTATCGTCATCGATCAGCGCAGGCCCGTAACTGGCCTTCCCGGAGCCATGCTTGCCAGCGGTCACGAACTTGTCCGGCAGCACTTTTCCGCCGATGTAGCCCAGCACGGCAGCGGCCAGAACGATCAGCGGGAACGGGACGTTCAGGGCAAAAATGGCGACGAAGGATGCTGCGGCGATCGCCCATAGCCAGCCATTCTTCAATGCCCGGGAACCGATGCGGTGCGCCGCATGAACGACGATCGCGGTGACCGCCGGCTTGATGCCATAGAAGATCCCGGCAACCACCGGAACGTTGCCGAACTCGATATAGACCCACGACAGCCCGATCAGGATGAACAGCGACGGCAGCACGAACAGCCCGCCAGCAATCACCCCGCCCCAGGTCCGGTGCATCAACCAACCGATGTAGGTCGCGAGCTGCTGGGCCTCGGGCCCGGGCAGCAACATGCAGTAGTTCAGGGCATGCAGAAAGCGCTTCTCGCTGATCCAGCGGCGACGCTCCACCAACTCCTGGTGGAGGATGGAGATCTGTCCTGCCGGCCCGCCAAAGCTGATGAAGCCGATCTTCAGCCAGAACAGCAACGCTTCGAACAAGCCCA
This DNA window, taken from Pseudomonas sp. FeN3W, encodes the following:
- a CDS encoding DUF3240 family protein, with amino-acid sequence MPDTWLTLLCTPSLEEKLIDHLLVVTGNQIFTSTPVAAHGLSTAALNPMERVMGRAKAVQIQLVVERQQLTEVLQSLKEEFPNTGLRYWTVQVSNFGEFV
- a CDS encoding efflux RND transporter permease subunit; the encoded protein is MQIEGQQAGLVIEGNQRTPILIRSDESVRTSPADFNAVRITTPDGQTIPLSSVARLERADGPVKIDREMGSRYSVVIANVSGRDLVGFVEEAKALVAQQVELPNGYRISWGGQFENQQRAAARLSIVVPVALGLIFVLLFSTFGSVRQALLILSNIPFALVGGIVALWVTGEYLSVPASVGFIALLGIAVLNGIVLVSYFNQLHGEGLPLREVVLQGARRRLRPVLMTASITAFGLVPLLFATGPGSEIQRPLAIVVIGGLITVTALTLMLLPILYLRFAHAKKEAKDA
- a CDS encoding efflux RND transporter permease subunit, giving the protein MLEWGLGRQKLIAIIAGAMLVVAGLVYTQVGKTFMPTMDEGDLIVGIEKLPSVSLEQTAELDKKIQTALMAAVPEIRGIVARAGSDEIGLDPMGLNQTDTYLLLKPMSEWRMDTKEELMDEVRKVLDPMPGIGYSFTQPIEMRVSEMIIGVRGDLAVKIYGPDLGTLSQLGGKIESLLKTVQGNQDVYTVQNDGVQYLRVEIDRLQAGRFGLSVEAIRMHCACRSKASRPAW
- a CDS encoding efflux RND transporter permease subunit, coding for MLSRLIQFSLSQRLFMVLATLLLTGAGWYAYRGLPIDAFPDVASTQVKVIMKAPGMTPEEVESRIAVPIEVEMLGIPKTKILRSVTKYGLVDVTIDFQDGTDIYWARQQVSERLGNLSDSLPDGISGGMAPITTPLGEMFMFTVDGTTLSLVERRSLLDWVIRPALRTVPGVADVNSLGGQVRTFEVLPDPIRMAASGVSLEQLTNAVNTNNRNDGAGRLGEGDEVLLVRSEGSIRTLDDLRAVVVNSNSSSPVRVGDLAEVRLGTLTRYGVVTQDGKGEAVQGLVLGLAGANARQVVAGVQLKLKELEATLPKGITITSFYDRSSLVDKAVGAVSKALIEATVLVIVLLALFLGNVRAALTVALVLPLAALITFILMRFVGMSANLMSLGGLAIAIGMLVDAAVVVVENIVQRLATDPSGGKLPRLHIIYRAVREVAVPVTSGILIIITVFLPLLTLQDLEGKFFVPVALTIVFALAGSLLLSLTVIPVLSSYLLREVKHEDPGLPASCWASMARCWSGGLAGRN
- a CDS encoding efflux RND transporter periplasmic adaptor subunit, translated to MSAEKFSVANEQIQALGIKTSAVQSMKQTVSTRYPGQVVVPPKAEQIVSSPLEGVVVQLLVGEYQAVRKGEPVVRLSSPAMSQLQLQLLQASARATLARQAYTREQKLFDEGIIPQRRAQEAQATLKEAEATLVQTKAELALAGMTPAMIEQVIRSGIPSDRITLSAVQDGIVSNISVRPGQRVDGATSLLNITQVDALWLDVQIPAAASIGIQPGAGVTVVDKGINGRVINLSPTLSATSQFVVLRAEIENANGALRPGELVTVEIPVQAAGKSWDIPLSAVARNKTDSVVFVRTPDGFEARPVKVEVSAGQLVRVQGNISEQDQVAVAGVIALKGAWLEEDGE
- a CDS encoding heavy metal response regulator transcription factor; the protein is MRVLVVEDEAKTAEYLQQGLTESGYIVDRASNGVDALHLFQHNTYGLVILDVNLPKVDGWDVLDTIRKTSRVRIIMLTGRGRLHDKLKGLDGGADDYLVKPFEFPELLARIRSLQRRGDKVVDHPTLRVADLELDPGRHRAFRGDLRVELTTKEFALLRLLMSHPGEALTRSQIISLVWDMNFDCDTNVIDVAIRRLRAKIDDPFENKLIHTLRGVGYVIEERS
- a CDS encoding heavy metal sensor histidine kinase; the protein is MKRFSLAARLGLKVGLMSVILLVLLSIVGYLMLGQALERTAQSSLITKMGGMAHNLSTVADLSEVTADSHQLVDLAMGHNNLFVSIFDTANSRIPLLTIGSKKITTELTSFPANDQVEFYEWNNELGMPMLSVSQLMRLADGTQVGVYMTVDESSDAELLRAMLSWALMASPFILALIMVVAWWTVRRGLLPLTRFLKVASKISTDNMQHRLPTDRLPIELLELADGINFMLHRLDGGVQQLSQFSDDLSHELRAPLTNLMGKAQVALSRPRSSEEYREVLESCAEELDRMKSMVADMLFLAHVSQPAALVQFETVALVDEVQRVSDLFSLSAEESGVRLDVSGSVDVIQGNRLMIQRAVSNLLSNAIRYCPQGQAVVVKVHREQEHIRLSVGNPGQGIPEEHLPHLFERFYRVDKGRARSEGGTGLGLAIVRSIMSLHQGVAKVEITGSGFTWFHLSFPVNRL
- the chrA gene encoding chromate efflux transporter, encoding MAETTTLATGEAPLKPATPVGLFEALLFWLKIGFISFGGPAGQISILHQELVERRRWISEKRFLHALNYCMLLPGPEAQQLATYIGWLMHRTWGGVIAGGLFVLPSLFILIGLSWVYIEFGNVPVVAGIFYGIKPAVTAIVVHAAHRIGSRALKNGWLWAIAAASFVAIFALNVPFPLIVLAAAVLGYIGGKVLPDKFVTAGKHGSGKASYGPALIDDDTPPPAHARFRWSYLLKLILIGAALWMLPMGLLTVIFGWQGTLTQMGWFFTKAALLTFGGAYAVLPYVYQGAVGHYGWLSPTQMIDGLALGETTPGPLIMVVTFVGFIGSYIHPMFGTDHPFLAGAVAAVLVTWFTFLPSFLFILAGGPLVESTHNELKFTAPLTGITAAVVGVILNLALFFGYHVLWPNGFGGGFEWASALIAAAAAIALFYFKRGVIQVLVMSALAGLAVQLSMR